A region from the uncultured Stenotrophomonas sp. genome encodes:
- a CDS encoding conserved hypothetical protein (Evidence 4 : Homologs of previously reported genes of unknown function) — translation MDAETIQNLIEAGLPGARAEVWGEDGVHFEATVVCEAFAGKLPLARHRMVYATLGELMGGAIHALALKTITPGEAG, via the coding sequence TTGGACGCCGAGACCATCCAGAACCTGATCGAAGCCGGGCTGCCCGGCGCCCGCGCCGAGGTGTGGGGCGAGGACGGCGTGCACTTCGAGGCCACCGTGGTCTGCGAGGCCTTCGCCGGCAAACTGCCGCTGGCCCGCCACCGCATGGTCTATGCCACGCTGGGCGAACTGATGGGCGGCGCGATCCACGCGCTGGCGCTGAAAACCATTACCCCGGGCGAAGCCGGCTGA
- a CDS encoding Lipopolysaccharide transport periplasmic protein LptA, with protein MNPMPHARFALPVLLAALLVPALAWGKASDRNQPMTIDSTSSDCNFADDGRCRFSGNVVIVQGTMEIHADTADVIQKNGETERVVLTGKQATLKQQMDDGTWMNARADSLDYNVNSEVIVLTGNYKVESERGSNSGQRMVYNTRSGDMQSGGDGTRVRTVIQPKNKAPAAQGDKK; from the coding sequence ATGAACCCAATGCCGCACGCTAGGTTTGCGCTGCCCGTCCTGCTCGCCGCGCTGCTGGTGCCCGCGCTGGCATGGGGCAAGGCCTCGGACCGCAACCAGCCGATGACCATCGACTCGACCAGCAGCGACTGCAACTTTGCCGATGATGGTCGCTGCCGTTTCAGCGGCAACGTGGTCATCGTCCAGGGCACGATGGAAATCCACGCCGATACCGCCGACGTGATCCAGAAGAACGGCGAGACCGAGCGGGTGGTACTGACCGGCAAGCAGGCCACGCTCAAGCAGCAGATGGACGATGGCACCTGGATGAACGCCCGCGCCGACAGCCTCGACTACAACGTCAACAGCGAGGTGATCGTGCTCACCGGCAATTACAAGGTCGAATCCGAGCGCGGCTCCAACAGCGGCCAGCGCATGGTCTACAACACCCGCAGCGGCGACATGCAGAGCGGCGGCGACGGCACCCGCGTGCGCACCGTGATCCAGCCCAAGAACAAGGCCCCGGCCGCGCAGGGAGACAAGAAGTAA
- the hprK gene encoding HPr kinase/phosphorylase, whose amino-acid sequence MNTRITARELFDQQREKLELRWIAGQAGGERELDAGDTVARRPSLAGYLNTIYPNKVQILGTEELSWLDSLDSRQRWEVIERIIHARPLALVVTKNHGCPEDLRAAADESQTPLWGSPRRGHELLNHISYHLARTLAPRIILHGVFMEIYSIGVLITGEAGSGKSELALELLSRGHRLVADDAPEFTQIAPDVLDGTCPELLQDLLEVRGLGVLNVRQMFGDTAVKKNKYLRLIVHLTKPMTEPSTYGYERLTGDSGKRHVLDLDVPLITLPVMPGRNLAVLTEAATRLHILRTKGIDPAAMFIARHSNLLEQRNP is encoded by the coding sequence ATGAATACCCGCATCACCGCCCGCGAACTGTTCGACCAGCAGCGCGAGAAACTGGAGCTGCGCTGGATCGCGGGCCAGGCCGGTGGCGAGCGCGAACTGGACGCCGGCGACACCGTGGCGCGGCGCCCGTCGCTGGCCGGCTACCTCAACACCATCTATCCGAACAAGGTGCAGATCCTCGGCACCGAGGAACTGAGCTGGCTGGATTCGCTGGATTCGCGCCAGCGCTGGGAAGTGATCGAACGCATCATCCACGCCCGCCCGCTGGCGCTGGTGGTCACCAAGAACCACGGCTGCCCGGAGGATCTGCGCGCGGCCGCCGACGAATCGCAGACCCCGCTGTGGGGCTCGCCACGGCGCGGCCACGAGCTGCTGAACCACATCTCCTACCATCTGGCCCGCACGCTGGCGCCACGCATCATCCTGCACGGCGTGTTCATGGAGATCTATTCCATCGGCGTGCTGATCACCGGCGAGGCCGGCTCGGGCAAGAGCGAACTGGCGCTGGAACTGCTCTCGCGCGGCCACCGGCTGGTCGCCGACGACGCCCCGGAATTCACCCAGATCGCGCCGGACGTGCTCGACGGCACTTGCCCGGAACTGCTGCAGGACCTGCTGGAAGTACGCGGCCTGGGCGTGCTCAACGTGCGCCAGATGTTCGGTGACACGGCTGTAAAGAAGAACAAGTACCTTCGGCTCATCGTCCACCTGACCAAGCCGATGACCGAGCCCAGCACCTATGGCTACGAACGCCTGACCGGCGACTCCGGCAAGCGCCACGTGCTCGACCTGGACGTGCCGCTGATCACCCTGCCGGTGATGCCCGGCCGCAACCTGGCGGTGCTCACCGAAGCAGCCACGCGCCTGCACATCCTGCGCACCAAGGGCATCGACCCGGCGGCGATGTTCATCGCCCGCCACAGCAACCTGCTGGAGCAGCGCAACCCATGA
- the yhbJ gene encoding hypothetical protein; putative nucleoside triphosphate hydrolase domain (Evidence 5 : No homology to any previously reported sequences), giving the protein MNAQPRPLLVIVSGLSGSGKSVALKTFEDLDYYCSDNIPVNLLPEFVRGVLGEPGKESPRRIALGIDVRGRSDLSQLGQWRQTASNHDIEATLLFFEADDDTLLARYADTRRRHPLSHLGLSLPEAITRERELTAPLRREADAIIDTSRLNVHQLRRHIITEHALSHSNNLSLLFESFAYKRGVPAEADFVFDARVLPNPHWDPELRPLTGRDRQVREHLDAQPEVARYVAQLEDLLDTWLPKLGSETRSYVTIAFGCTGGKHRSVYLAERMARHARAQGWPDVATFHREQE; this is encoded by the coding sequence ATGAACGCGCAGCCGCGCCCGCTGCTGGTCATCGTCAGCGGCCTGTCCGGCTCGGGCAAGTCGGTGGCGCTGAAGACCTTCGAGGACCTGGACTACTACTGCTCGGACAACATCCCGGTGAACCTGCTGCCGGAGTTCGTGCGCGGCGTGCTCGGCGAACCCGGCAAGGAGAGCCCGCGGCGCATCGCGCTGGGCATCGACGTGCGCGGGCGCAGCGATCTGAGCCAGCTCGGGCAATGGCGCCAGACCGCCAGCAACCACGACATCGAGGCCACCCTGCTGTTCTTCGAGGCCGACGACGACACCCTGCTGGCCCGTTACGCCGACACCCGCCGCCGGCACCCGCTCAGCCATCTCGGCCTGTCGCTGCCCGAGGCCATCACCCGCGAACGCGAACTGACCGCGCCACTGCGCCGCGAGGCCGATGCCATCATCGACACCAGCCGGCTCAACGTGCACCAGCTGCGCCGCCACATCATCACCGAGCACGCACTGAGCCACAGCAACAACCTGTCGCTGCTGTTCGAATCCTTTGCCTACAAGCGCGGCGTGCCGGCCGAAGCCGATTTCGTGTTCGACGCGCGCGTGCTGCCCAACCCGCACTGGGACCCGGAACTGCGCCCGCTGACCGGCCGCGACCGCCAAGTGCGCGAGCATCTCGACGCCCAACCCGAAGTGGCCCGCTACGTCGCCCAGCTCGAAGACCTGCTCGACACCTGGCTGCCGAAGCTGGGCAGCGAGACCCGCAGCTACGTCACCATCGCCTTCGGCTGCACCGGCGGCAAGCACCGCTCGGTGTACCTGGCCGAACGCATGGCCCGGCATGCGCGTGCGCAGGGCTGGCCGGACGTGGCGACGTTCCATCGCGAACAGGAATGA
- the lptB gene encoding putative lipopolysaccharide transport protein B: ATP-binding component of ABC superfamily (Evidence 3 : Function proposed based on presence of conserved amino acid motif, structural feature or limited homology; PubMedId : 17056748, 7876255, 9298646; Product type pt : putative transporter) yields MLVAEGLRKRYKNREVVKSFGLTLDAGEVVGLLGPNGAGKTTCFYMIVGLVESDAGRIVLDGRDITSEPMYARAKLGVGYLPQEPSVFRKLSVADNIRLVLELREDLDADGRERELSALLDELQIGHVAEQAGASLSGGERRRCEIARALAARPRLILLDEPFAGVDPISVGEIQRIVTHLKQRGIGVLITDHNVRETLGICDRAYILAEGSVLAQGAPEELLTNTDVRRVYLGDSFTL; encoded by the coding sequence ATGCTCGTCGCCGAAGGCCTGCGCAAGCGCTACAAGAACCGCGAGGTGGTCAAGAGCTTCGGCCTGACCCTCGATGCCGGCGAGGTGGTCGGCCTGCTCGGCCCCAACGGCGCCGGCAAGACCACCTGCTTCTACATGATCGTCGGACTGGTCGAGAGCGACGCCGGCCGCATCGTGCTGGACGGCCGCGACATCACCAGCGAACCGATGTACGCCCGCGCCAAGCTCGGCGTCGGCTACCTGCCGCAGGAGCCCTCGGTATTCCGCAAGCTCAGCGTGGCCGACAACATCCGCCTGGTGCTGGAACTGCGCGAGGACCTCGACGCGGATGGTCGCGAACGCGAACTGTCGGCATTGCTGGACGAACTGCAGATCGGCCACGTCGCCGAGCAGGCCGGCGCCAGCCTGTCCGGCGGCGAGCGCCGCCGCTGCGAGATTGCCCGCGCACTGGCCGCACGGCCGCGGCTGATCCTGCTCGACGAACCGTTCGCCGGCGTCGACCCGATCTCGGTCGGCGAGATCCAGCGCATCGTCACCCACCTCAAGCAGCGCGGCATCGGCGTGCTGATCACCGACCACAACGTCCGCGAAACCTTGGGAATCTGCGACCGCGCGTATATCCTCGCTGAAGGCAGCGTGCTGGCGCAGGGGGCACCGGAGGAACTGCTGACCAATACCGACGTTCGCCGCGTCTACCTCGGAGACAGCTTCACCCTTTGA
- the kdsD gene encoding D-arabinose 5-phosphate isomerase (Evidence 2a : Function of homologous gene experimentally demonstrated in an other organism; PubMedId : 12805358; Product type e : enzyme), with amino-acid sequence MVASPVSPDTLDDAGLAASGRRVFEIERAELERVGNRIGAEFATACRLVLGSRGRVVATGMGKSGHIARKIAATLASTGTPAFYVHPGEAGHGDLGMITEDDVVLALSYSGESDEVLMLLPVLKRQGNPLIAMTGKPQSSLARAADVHLDVNVDHEACPLALAPTSSTTASLAMGDALAVALLDARGFTADDFARSHPAGSLGRRLLLHITDVMHSGDDLPRVPEDASLSAALMEMSRKRLGMTAVVDAGDRLVGLFTDGDLRRALDTDLDVRSAGIAEVMTRNPRTIGADQLAVEAARLLEKHQINGLIVVDGNGRAVGALNIHDLLRAKVV; translated from the coding sequence ATGGTTGCTTCCCCTGTTTCCCCGGACACGCTGGACGATGCCGGCCTGGCCGCCAGCGGCCGCCGCGTGTTCGAGATCGAGCGCGCCGAGCTGGAACGGGTCGGCAACCGCATCGGCGCAGAATTCGCCACCGCCTGCCGGCTGGTGCTGGGCTCGCGCGGGCGCGTGGTCGCCACCGGCATGGGCAAGTCCGGGCACATCGCGCGCAAGATCGCCGCCACTCTGGCCTCCACCGGCACCCCGGCGTTCTACGTGCACCCGGGCGAGGCCGGCCACGGCGACCTGGGCATGATCACCGAGGACGACGTGGTGCTGGCCCTGTCCTATTCCGGCGAGTCGGACGAAGTGCTGATGCTGCTGCCGGTGCTCAAGCGCCAGGGCAACCCGCTGATTGCCATGACCGGCAAGCCGCAGTCCAGCCTGGCCCGCGCCGCCGATGTGCACCTGGACGTGAACGTCGACCACGAGGCCTGCCCGCTGGCGCTGGCCCCGACCTCCAGCACCACCGCCTCGCTGGCGATGGGCGATGCGCTGGCGGTGGCGCTGCTGGACGCGCGCGGCTTCACCGCCGACGACTTCGCCCGCTCGCACCCGGCCGGCAGCCTCGGCCGCCGCCTGCTGCTGCACATCACCGACGTGATGCACAGCGGCGATGACCTGCCGCGCGTGCCCGAAGACGCCAGTCTCAGCGCCGCGCTGATGGAAATGAGCCGCAAGCGCCTGGGCATGACCGCCGTGGTCGATGCCGGGGACAGGCTGGTCGGCCTGTTCACCGACGGCGACCTGCGCCGCGCGCTGGACACCGATCTGGACGTGCGCAGCGCAGGCATCGCCGAGGTGATGACCCGCAACCCGCGCACCATCGGCGCCGACCAGTTGGCAGTGGAAGCCGCGCGGCTGCTGGAGAAGCACCAGATCAACGGTCTTATCGTGGTCGATGGCAACGGCCGCGCGGTCGGGGCCCTGAACATTCATGACCTGTTGCGGGCAAAAGTGGTTTAA
- the yhbH gene encoding ribosome-associated, sigma 54 modulation protein (Evidence 2b : Function of strongly homologous gene; PubMedId : 10493123, 21110705, 7876255, 8025669; Product type f : factor) — protein sequence MRIETFGKDVEVTPALKEYVETKLQRLGKHFDQHCEVRVTLSLQKNEHHVDASANLPGQTLHAEAGGQTMYAAIDVLADKLDRLVIKHKEKHLPHASHALRDNG from the coding sequence ATGCGTATCGAGACGTTTGGCAAGGACGTGGAAGTCACTCCGGCCCTGAAGGAATACGTGGAAACCAAGCTGCAGCGGCTGGGCAAGCACTTCGACCAGCACTGCGAAGTCCGGGTCACCCTGTCACTGCAGAAGAACGAACACCACGTCGACGCCAGCGCCAACCTCCCCGGCCAAACCCTGCACGCCGAAGCCGGCGGCCAGACCATGTACGCGGCCATCGACGTGCTGGCCGACAAGCTCGACCGGCTGGTGATCAAGCACAAGGAGAAGCACCTTCCCCACGCTTCGCACGCACTGCGCGACAATGGCTGA
- a CDS encoding putative IIa component of sugar transport PTS system (Evidence 3 : Function proposed based on presence of conserved amino acid motif, structural feature or limited homology), translating to MTCGILLVTHPGVGASLLEVAARLLRHLPLKAEAFEVPFDADLDALLPQASAALRRVEGEDGVLLLTDLYGASPSNLAARLARLGTPVRRVSALSLPMLLRVMNYPEQGLDQLPATAAAGARNGAIIDDA from the coding sequence ATGACCTGCGGCATTCTTCTCGTGACCCATCCCGGCGTCGGCGCTTCCCTGCTGGAAGTAGCCGCGCGCCTGCTGCGGCATCTGCCGCTGAAGGCCGAAGCCTTCGAAGTGCCATTCGATGCCGACCTCGACGCCCTGCTGCCACAGGCATCGGCGGCGCTGCGACGGGTGGAGGGAGAAGACGGCGTGCTGCTGCTGACCGACCTGTACGGCGCCAGCCCCAGCAACCTGGCCGCGCGGCTGGCGCGGCTGGGCACGCCGGTGCGGCGGGTGTCGGCACTGAGCCTGCCGATGCTGCTGCGGGTAATGAACTATCCGGAACAGGGACTGGACCAACTGCCCGCCACCGCCGCGGCGGGCGCCCGCAATGGAGCCATCATCGACGATGCTTGA
- the kdsC gene encoding 3-deoxy-D-manno-octulosonate 8-phosphate phosphatase (Evidence 2a : Function of homologous gene experimentally demonstrated in an other organism; PubMedId : 12639950; Product type e : enzyme): MPWSPLAHFPAELHAVAGAIRLACFDVDGTLTDGRLYYDHAGNESKAFYVQDGLGLKLLQKHGIHPVLITARNSLSAQRRGADLGIDTQIAVGDKLASVRALCERFGIGLEQVAFMGDDLPDFAPLCAVGLAVAPANAHPLVAERVHWQTRAEGGRGAARELCDVLLAAQDKLDAAVAGFAR; the protein is encoded by the coding sequence ATGCCCTGGTCTCCCCTCGCCCACTTCCCCGCCGAATTGCATGCCGTCGCCGGCGCCATCCGGCTGGCCTGCTTCGACGTGGACGGGACTCTGACCGACGGCCGCCTCTACTACGACCATGCAGGCAACGAGAGCAAGGCGTTCTACGTGCAGGACGGGCTGGGCCTGAAACTGCTGCAGAAGCACGGCATCCACCCGGTGCTGATCACCGCGCGCAACAGCCTGTCGGCGCAGCGGCGCGGCGCCGACCTCGGCATCGACACCCAGATCGCCGTGGGCGACAAACTTGCCAGCGTGCGCGCGCTGTGCGAGCGCTTCGGCATCGGCCTGGAACAGGTCGCCTTCATGGGCGACGACCTGCCGGACTTCGCCCCACTGTGCGCGGTCGGGCTGGCCGTGGCGCCGGCCAACGCCCACCCGCTGGTCGCCGAGCGTGTGCACTGGCAGACCCGCGCCGAAGGCGGCCGCGGCGCCGCGCGCGAACTATGCGACGTGCTGCTGGCCGCGCAGGACAAGCTCGACGCGGCCGTGGCGGGGTTCGCCCGATGA
- the rpoP gene encoding putative nitrogen regulatory IIA protein (Evidence 3 : Function proposed based on presence of conserved amino acid motif, structural feature or limited homology) — protein sequence MPLNDLMAAVSTRVLAAADRDSALRAAAGILACREAAEDALFHSLRERESVGSTAIGHGIAIPHGRSPTLQHPRGVLLRLQRPVDFGGSEPVDLVFAMAVPEHYTHQHLMLLSELAEIFSDAHVRDALRAAADGDALKRILDHPPRTPAP from the coding sequence ATGCCCTTGAACGACCTGATGGCGGCCGTGAGTACCCGGGTACTTGCGGCCGCCGACCGTGACAGCGCCCTGCGTGCCGCCGCCGGCATACTCGCCTGCCGCGAAGCCGCCGAAGACGCCCTGTTCCACAGCCTGCGCGAGCGCGAAAGCGTCGGCAGCACCGCCATCGGCCACGGCATCGCCATCCCGCACGGGCGCTCGCCGACGCTGCAACACCCCCGTGGCGTGCTGCTGCGGCTGCAACGGCCGGTGGATTTCGGCGGCAGCGAACCGGTGGATCTGGTGTTCGCGATGGCCGTGCCCGAGCATTACACCCACCAGCACCTGATGCTGTTGTCGGAGCTGGCGGAAATCTTTTCCGACGCCCACGTCCGCGACGCCCTGCGCGCGGCCGCCGACGGCGACGCATTGAAACGGATCCTCGACCACCCGCCCCGGACCCCTGCGCCATGA
- a CDS encoding hypothetical protein (Evidence 5 : No homology to any previously reported sequences), with the protein MAKIVVTGGNALNGEVNVSGAKNAVLPILCATLLADAPVEITNVPHLHDVITTVKLLGELGAKVTIDQGTLSRGSAIVVDPRGVDQCVAPYELVKTMRASILVLGPLLARLDPRARPAAGQAWFGGSVAARRLRHRLAAGGPAHQGPAGAGCGNQCRERLHQGPRRAAEGRALHLRHGQRHRHRERADGRGAGRRHHRAGKRGDGAGGHRPGALPDRAGREDRGAGHREAGDRGRRAPGRRPPRGAAGPHRDRHLPRRRGDDRRPRDPAQRAPGHTGRGAGQAGRGRRAH; encoded by the coding sequence ATGGCGAAAATCGTGGTCACCGGCGGCAACGCGCTGAACGGTGAAGTCAATGTCTCCGGCGCCAAGAACGCCGTCCTGCCCATCCTCTGCGCGACCTTGCTGGCCGATGCGCCGGTGGAGATCACCAACGTGCCGCACCTGCACGACGTGATCACCACGGTGAAGCTGCTCGGCGAGCTGGGCGCCAAGGTCACCATCGACCAGGGCACGCTGTCGCGCGGCAGCGCCATCGTCGTCGACCCGCGCGGGGTCGACCAGTGCGTGGCGCCGTACGAACTGGTCAAGACCATGCGCGCGTCCATCCTGGTGCTGGGCCCGCTGCTGGCGCGCCTCGATCCTCGTGCTCGGCCCGCTGCTGGCCAAGCATGGTTCGGCGGAAGTGTCGCTGCCCGGCGGCTGCGCCATCGGCTCGCGGCCGGTGGACCAGCACATCAAGGGCCTGCAGGCGCTGGGTGCGGAAATCAGTGTCGAGAACGGCTTCATCAAGGCCCGCGCCGAGCGGCTGAAGGGCGGGCGCTTCACCTTCGACATGGTCAGCGTCACCGGCACCGAGAACGTGCTGATGGCCGCGGTGCTGGCCGAAGGCACCACCGTGCTGGAAAACGCGGCGATGGAGCCGGAGGTCACCGACCTGGCGCACTGCCTGATCGCGCTGGGCGCGAAGATCGAGGGGCTGGGCACCGCGAGGCTGGTGATCGAGGGCGTCGAGCGCCTGGACGGCGGCCGCCACGCGGTGCTGCCGGACCGCATCGAGACCGGCACCTTCCTCGTCGCCGCGGCGATGACCGGCGGCCGCGTGACCCTGCGCAACGCGCGCCCGGACACACTGGACGCGGTGCTGGCCAAGCTGGCCGAGGCCGGCGCGCGCATTGA
- the rpoN gene encoding RNA polymerase, sigma 54 (sigma N) factor (Evidence 2a : Function of homologous gene experimentally demonstrated in an other organism; PubMedId : 2203540, 7876255, 8025669, 8444818; Product type f : factor), translating to MKARLQTSLGQSLVMTPQLRQAIRLLQMSSAELEQELAEAVETNPLLEWDDDAGGSEAAADGAEAPAPDPAGTDDAQAEPAPADADWGGGHGGSFDDDDDGSAAERVAEADTLADHLLWQLHLSHLGARDLAIGVLLVNALDEDGYLREPLAAIAETLRPDIVADEDEILAVLRRIQQFDPAGVGARTLGECLDLQLAALPTATSGLALARQIATSPLLERLPRAGIAGIAAELKQAPQAVEQAVQLLRSLDPRPGAQLGEPAVDTYVIPDCVVWRQRGIWKAALASHAGPKVVIHRGYEQLIRRCGEADASYLRTQLQEARWLLKGLQARGETLLRVVNSLLHHQAGFLEFGEQALRPLTLREIAGELDLHESTISRAIARKYVRTPRGTLPLRAFFASGIDTDGGGEASSTAIQSMIRRLIDAENPRKPLSDAKLADLLKSSGIPVARRTVAKYREAMNISASHERVRIA from the coding sequence ATGAAGGCACGGCTGCAGACATCGCTGGGACAGAGCCTGGTCATGACGCCCCAGCTGCGCCAGGCCATCCGCCTGTTGCAGATGTCCAGCGCCGAGCTGGAACAGGAACTGGCCGAAGCGGTGGAAACCAACCCGCTGCTGGAATGGGACGACGACGCCGGCGGCAGCGAAGCCGCGGCCGATGGCGCCGAAGCCCCCGCCCCCGATCCTGCCGGCACCGACGATGCGCAGGCCGAGCCGGCCCCTGCCGATGCCGACTGGGGTGGCGGCCACGGCGGCTCGTTCGACGATGATGACGACGGCAGTGCCGCCGAGCGCGTCGCCGAGGCCGACACCCTCGCCGACCACCTGCTGTGGCAGCTGCACCTGTCCCACCTCGGCGCACGCGACCTCGCCATCGGCGTGCTGCTGGTCAATGCGCTGGACGAGGACGGCTACCTGCGCGAACCACTGGCCGCCATCGCCGAAACGCTGCGCCCGGACATCGTGGCCGACGAGGACGAGATCCTCGCGGTGCTGCGCCGCATCCAGCAGTTCGACCCCGCCGGCGTCGGCGCACGCACGCTGGGCGAATGCCTGGACCTGCAACTGGCGGCCCTGCCCACCGCCACGTCCGGTCTGGCACTGGCCCGACAGATCGCCACCAGCCCACTGCTGGAACGCCTGCCCCGCGCGGGCATCGCCGGTATCGCCGCCGAACTGAAGCAGGCGCCACAGGCCGTCGAACAGGCCGTGCAGCTGCTGCGCTCGCTGGATCCGCGCCCCGGCGCGCAACTGGGCGAACCGGCCGTCGACACCTACGTCATCCCCGACTGCGTGGTCTGGCGCCAGCGCGGCATCTGGAAGGCGGCGCTGGCCAGCCATGCCGGCCCGAAGGTGGTGATCCACCGTGGCTACGAGCAGTTGATCCGCCGTTGCGGCGAGGCCGACGCCAGCTACCTGCGCACGCAGCTGCAGGAGGCGCGCTGGCTGCTCAAGGGCCTGCAGGCGCGCGGCGAAACCCTGTTGCGGGTGGTCAACAGTCTGTTGCACCACCAGGCCGGCTTTCTCGAATTCGGCGAACAGGCGCTGCGGCCGCTGACCCTGCGCGAGATCGCCGGCGAGCTGGACCTGCACGAATCCACCATTTCCCGCGCCATCGCCCGCAAGTACGTGCGCACCCCGCGCGGCACCCTGCCGCTGCGCGCGTTCTTCGCCTCCGGCATTGACACCGACGGCGGCGGCGAGGCCTCCAGCACCGCGATCCAATCGATGATACGGCGCCTGATCGACGCCGAAAACCCGCGCAAACCGCTGTCTGACGCCAAGCTGGCCGACCTGCTCAAGAGCAGCGGAATACCGGTGGCGCGGCGCACCGTGGCGAAGTATCGTGAAGCCATGAACATCTCCGCTTCCCACGAACGCGTCCGCATCGCCTGA
- a CDS encoding putative exported protein (Evidence 3 : Function proposed based on presence of conserved amino acid motif, structural feature or limited homology): MNWRIVLGFGLLLAALASGWSAWRHRAATTPASIVESRTDFVLGDFEIVALGKDGKESTTLRAPAMERNRADQTSTITRPLFLMPDAEGQHWQLRADTGWVSAKGEELRLRGNVAGDSPQDGKTPPTTFRTSELDVFPERDLAHTSARVTLTRPGLRQSGTGFRANLKTRQYSLLSQVKTRYEPNAAR; encoded by the coding sequence ATGAACTGGCGCATCGTGCTCGGCTTCGGCCTGCTGCTGGCCGCGTTGGCCAGCGGCTGGTCGGCATGGCGCCATCGCGCCGCCACCACGCCAGCCAGCATCGTCGAAAGTCGCACCGACTTCGTGCTGGGCGATTTCGAAATCGTCGCACTGGGCAAGGACGGCAAGGAGTCGACCACCCTGCGCGCACCGGCGATGGAGCGCAACCGCGCCGACCAGACCTCGACCATCACCCGGCCGCTGTTCCTGATGCCCGATGCCGAGGGCCAGCACTGGCAACTGCGCGCCGATACCGGCTGGGTCAGCGCCAAGGGCGAGGAACTGCGCCTGCGCGGCAACGTCGCCGGCGACAGCCCGCAGGACGGCAAGACCCCGCCTACCACTTTCCGCACCAGCGAGCTGGACGTGTTCCCCGAACGCGACCTGGCCCATACCAGCGCGCGCGTGACCCTGACCCGTCCCGGCCTGCGGCAGAGCGGCACCGGTTTCCGGGCCAATCTGAAAACCCGGCAGTATTCCCTCCTTTCCCAGGTCAAGACCCGCTATGAACCCAATGCCGCACGCTAG
- the ptsH gene encoding Phosphocarrier protein HPr, translating to MEPSSTMLERELTVSNRLGLHARATAKLVQLLSGFRANATLVAKGREVNAKSIMGVMLLAAGQGTPVTVRVDGEDEAAALDAVAALFERRFDEDS from the coding sequence ATGGAGCCATCATCGACGATGCTTGAACGTGAACTCACCGTATCCAACCGCCTCGGCCTGCACGCCCGTGCCACCGCCAAGCTGGTGCAACTGCTGTCCGGCTTCCGCGCCAATGCCACGCTAGTGGCCAAGGGCCGCGAGGTCAACGCCAAGAGCATCATGGGCGTGATGCTGCTGGCCGCCGGCCAGGGCACGCCGGTCACCGTGCGCGTGGACGGCGAAGACGAAGCCGCCGCGCTCGACGCGGTCGCCGCCCTGTTCGAACGCCGCTTCGACGAGGACAGTTGA